Within Flagellimonas maritima, the genomic segment AGCTTTTGGACCATGCTGATAATAAAGATATAGAAGTGACAAAAATGCCCGTAGAAGTTTTCCAAAATAATCCAAATATGGGAGGTAATGAACTGGAATGGATAGCTGAAATCTACATGCCAATAAAAGATTCCTTATGAAAAATATATCGCTTTTTATAGTTTTAATTTTTTTTCAAGCCTGTGCACAAGAACCCAATCATGGAGATTTTACCTATTTGGCAAAGCTGCCCTCAAGCCTAAGCGAAATATCAGGTATTGTCTCTATTGATGGCTCAACAATATGGGCGATAGAGGACAATGGAAATAAAGATGATATTTTTAAAGTTGATCAGAATGGTAAAATCATAAAGACATTCGATGTCAAAGGTGTTGAAAACGATGATTGGGAAGATTTGGCAAAAGATGATGACGGCAATCTTTATATAGGAAATTTTGGAAACAATTTTAACGAGCGTGAAAATCTTTCTATCTATAAATTACCAAATCCTGAAAATGAAAAAGGCGATAAAATCGATGCAGAAAAAATCAGTTTCCATTATCCCGAACAAACAAAATTTCCCCCCAAAAAATCAGAATTATTATATGATTGCGAAGCTTTTTTTTATAAGGACGGCTTCCTATATTTAATTACTAAAAATAGAGCCAAACCTTATACCGGAAAAGCCTTTATTTATAAAGTTCCCGCAGAAAAAGGTTCGCATACAGCAGAACTTATAGGAATATTCACTACTTGTAAAGATCAAAATTTTTGTTCGGTAACGGCAGCAGATATTTCTCCTAATGGGAAAAGAATAGTGCTATTGGGATCGGGGCTCATCTGGTCATTTACCAATTTCTCTTCTGATGATTTTACAAAAGGTACGGTCAAAGCTATTGACGTAAGACATAGAACCCAACAAGAATCCATCTGTTTTTTGGATAACAATACGTTATTGATAGCGGATGAAGCATCCAAAAACGGGGGACGAAATTTATATTCCTATAATCTTGATTAAAACCCAAAACCTAAGCCAAAAGCAAAACGTAAGCCATCAGTACTATTGAACAAGCCAAAGTTGGCTGATAAAATATCCGCTCCGTTTACAAAAAACCCTCCGCCATAAGAGTTGTGCCATTGATCAGAAGAATCGTTCGGGAACCAAACCCTTCCATAATCAAATCCTCCAAAAATTCCAGGAGTCACTGGCAAAAGCCCCGTTCGCTGTTTTCTAAAACTATAACGTAGATCTGTATTTTGAAAATACGCTGTCTTTCCCGTAAAGCGTTGAAAACGAAATCCCCTTAAACCATTGTTGGCACCAATACTGGCACCTTGATAAAACTCAAAATCGTTTCCAATATTAAAATGTGCCTTCACTTTTGATGCAAGAACCAATCTCCCACTTGATGACAATTTGTAGTCAATTGACAAACTGGGAATTACAAAACCGAATGCACGGCCTGAATCGCTCAAATTAGTTTTGTACCCTCCTTGCAATGAAAAACTCATACCAAGCGTTGGAAAAGCTTCATTATCTGTATTGGAGTAACTGTATGCAGCATCCACTCCCAAAAAATCTTGTTGTGTATCCCTTCCTGCGTCAGTAAAAAATCCTGCGATGAAACGGTTTTCTGTTTCCTCGACCTCATAATTTTCATAAGATAGGCCCAAACTTACTTTAGAGCCCAAATAACCTCTCCATACCAAAGAAGGGGAAAAGGTTATCGTTCTTATCTTTACTCGGTTAAAGTCAAATTCAAGAGGTTCTTCATCATCATTGTTTTCGGTTTCATTACCAAATCCGAAGAAATTGACACTAAAATTGGGACTAGTGAACTTTGCGTTCAATTCTAAATTTATATGCTTAAAAATATTGGCAAACTCTCCATTATAACCAAAATCAAAGCCACTGGTAGCAAAATAGTACGCAGCGTTGAAAGTGTGCTGTTGGGTGAACGGATTCTGTCTGAAACCGTTGAAAGTGTAGGTATTCGTCAATCCCAATCTAAATCCATCATCTGGATTAAAACCAAGTGAAGGCAATATTTGGTTGGTACTTGCCTTTAGTTTAAGAAACTCATAGGTATTTGTATCATAGTCATTTATTCTGTGGATTTTACCTCCGTAGGCCTCATCATACGTGTTCTTTTTTGTCTTAAAATCATACACGTAGGTTTTCTTACTGTCTTGGGCTATTTTATAGACGTCGTTGTTCTGGCCTCCTACTATTCTAAGCTTAACTTTTGAAGATTTTGTTTTTACGTCAAAGACATCATCATCATCCAAACCATATAACCAGACTTCCTTGGTAAATTCAGGTTGATATGTTTTTTGAAAAAATAAGTCCCGTTTTTTTCCATCTTTAATTCGATAGCCTCTAACATCTAAGCTTCCATTGTCCAATGATTTGATTTCAAAATAATCGTCTTTATCTGTTCCAGTGATTACACTGTATTTATTAATGACTTTAAAATAATCCATGGCAGTTTCAACAAGATTTTCTTTTCTTGCCAAAATCACTTTTTTAATCTCTGAAACTGTTTCATCATTGACCTCTGTAGGAAATAATGAAAACGCTTTTTCTATAACTGCCTCATCAATATTATTTTGAATGTACTTTGCTTGTTCTTTCCATGATTCAATGTTCGTTTGGGATAACAAGGCCATATCCAGTGCAAAAGTCTTGGGAGAGGAGTTAAATCCTTTCACACTTCTTATTTCCTCATTGAAACCTTCAAAAATTCTTAGGCTAGGGACAGCGCGCGAGGCAAATGCCATTAAAGTTCCATCTCCCCAGATTGAAAAAGCTTGGTCTCTGTCCCTAGGAATCGGTTTGTATATTTTTTGACCGGAGCCGTCTTCAAATTCAGCCCATCGCCATTGATCTACGTGACGGTCCCAGTCTCCTATCAACATATCGAACAAACGAGCCCTCACATACATCTCCTCATCTATTTTATACTTTTCATCTTTTCTCAATTTGTTTATCAAATCGTACGTGCTCTCAATTTTCTTTGTGTATCCAAAGCTTTTTAAGTCAACATGACCTTCGGAAACATGTTCTTCGATCATGTAAAGGCCGTCTCCAAAATCTAAGTTGTGCCCTCCGAGGACTTTCTGTTTGGGAACGTAGTATAGTTTCGGATTGGTATGGAAAAGTCCAATTGCATCTGAAAGCGGTGCAATAGTAAATGGTGCATAAGGGTGTGCTCCCGTATAAAAATCCATCAAGAGCCTTTCAGTATAAGAATCTTTAAAATCCCCGATGACATATTGTTCCTGAAAAGCAATTGACTGGAGGTAACGCTCTGCACTTTTCCGCATTGCCCGCATTACATATTGCCTACCCTGTTTATCCTGGAGCCTTAAAGAGCTGGATTGGTTCCCCCCTCCTTTTCTTACTACCTCCAATCCCCCGAATAAAGTATCTAACCGAACTGTTGGGGCCTTTATTTTAGTTGCATAATATTTTCTGTACCGATTTCCCCAAATCCATTTGTAAAAACCACTCTTATCAATTTCTTCTTCACTATAGATAGATGATTCCATGGTTGCGGGAAAATTATTTGTATACTCCTTTTCATCTATTCGGTCATCTGAAGGCAAGACTTCTGTACTGTACAATAACTCTTCCTTACCATCAGGGCCAACTCCATAAAAATCCACTATGGATGAACCGTCCTTATAAACGTTCAAGATAGCATATCCCATTCGCCCTGTAGAAAACTTACTTCCGTTCAAAAGTCGTGTTGCTCCCTTTTTAGCTCCAGATCCGCTCACTATTTGGGGTATCCCATTTTCAACAATGTACTGTAGGGTATGCTCATGGCCCGAAGTAAAAATTACCTTGTCAGAAAATTGGGAAAGTGTTACGATTCTTTTTATTAAACTATTATAAACTTTATTTGACAGGTCTTCAAATGAAGCTCCAGATGCTTTTCTAAGAATATTGATAAAAGTTCCCAGTATTGGGATCGGTACGATTGCTTTGGAAGTTGGAGTCATTCCCTGCTTGAATGAAAATTGACCGCCATGTGATCCATAAGTATACATTGGG encodes:
- a CDS encoding metallophosphoesterase; its protein translation is MKKHYLLIFLFAIIYSCATYEAKYDEPFTGEKIYADKEVEHTFFLIGDAGKSPMGDLNPVLKIVKSRLDNAVENSTAIFLGDNIYPAGLPDKKDSTIAYIEAKNHLDAQLKSVSEYKGKIVFIPGNHDWYNEGLKGLKRQENYIEEVLDSKEVFFPENGCPMEKIEIGDNIIVVTIDTEWYLVNWNNHPTINDECEIKDRGRFFEELEGIIKKNRDKTVILAMHHPMYTYGSHGGQFSFKQGMTPTSKAIVPIPILGTFINILRKASGASFEDLSNKVYNSLIKRIVTLSQFSDKVIFTSGHEHTLQYIVENGIPQIVSGSGAKKGATRLLNGSKFSTGRMGYAILNVYKDGSSIVDFYGVGPDGKEELLYSTEVLPSDDRIDEKEYTNNFPATMESSIYSEEEIDKSGFYKWIWGNRYRKYYATKIKAPTVRLDTLFGGLEVVRKGGGNQSSSLRLQDKQGRQYVMRAMRKSAERYLQSIAFQEQYVIGDFKDSYTERLLMDFYTGAHPYAPFTIAPLSDAIGLFHTNPKLYYVPKQKVLGGHNLDFGDGLYMIEEHVSEGHVDLKSFGYTKKIESTYDLINKLRKDEKYKIDEEMYVRARLFDMLIGDWDRHVDQWRWAEFEDGSGQKIYKPIPRDRDQAFSIWGDGTLMAFASRAVPSLRIFEGFNEEIRSVKGFNSSPKTFALDMALLSQTNIESWKEQAKYIQNNIDEAVIEKAFSLFPTEVNDETVSEIKKVILARKENLVETAMDYFKVINKYSVITGTDKDDYFEIKSLDNGSLDVRGYRIKDGKKRDLFFQKTYQPEFTKEVWLYGLDDDDVFDVKTKSSKVKLRIVGGQNNDVYKIAQDSKKTYVYDFKTKKNTYDEAYGGKIHRINDYDTNTYEFLKLKASTNQILPSLGFNPDDGFRLGLTNTYTFNGFRQNPFTQQHTFNAAYYFATSGFDFGYNGEFANIFKHINLELNAKFTSPNFSVNFFGFGNETENNDDEEPLEFDFNRVKIRTITFSPSLVWRGYLGSKVSLGLSYENYEVEETENRFIAGFFTDAGRDTQQDFLGVDAAYSYSNTDNEAFPTLGMSFSLQGGYKTNLSDSGRAFGFVIPSLSIDYKLSSSGRLVLASKVKAHFNIGNDFEFYQGASIGANNGLRGFRFQRFTGKTAYFQNTDLRYSFRKQRTGLLPVTPGIFGGFDYGRVWFPNDSSDQWHNSYGGGFFVNGADILSANFGLFNSTDGLRFAFGLGFGF